A portion of the Coregonus clupeaformis isolate EN_2021a unplaced genomic scaffold, ASM2061545v1 scaf2641, whole genome shotgun sequence genome contains these proteins:
- the LOC121547831 gene encoding adhesion G-protein coupled receptor G7-like isoform X1, giving the protein MKELWIMAVFATVSLPHRDLTTCSAIPTTIDITSPNTTSPLTPPTAASPLTPEPSASAPSTTDTPTTNTPTNDTLTTNTLTDGQITGTTTTDMPTTDTPTTDTPTTDIPTDGPTTDTPTTYTPTTNTPTGGPTTDTPTTDMPTTDTATTDTATTDTPTTNTPTTDIPTTDTPTTDTPTTEYPAATTGPPTTGYLNTTGPPTTGYLNTTGPPTTGYLNTTGPPTTGYLYTTGPPTTGYLNTTGPPTTGYLNTTGPPTTGYLNTTGPPTTGYLNTTGPPTTGYLNTTGPPTTGYLNTTGPPTTGYLYTTGPPTTGYLNTTGPPTTGYLNTTGPPTTGYLNTTGPPTTGYLNTTGPPTTGYLNTTGPPTTGYLNTTGPPTTGYPTAIPITSTTLPTTSTSTPTSTPTTSPTTTPPLICINGGELQNGVCICPDEWTGETCSKGNFCNSTIKDGFSFPRTTVGWSAYSEQLCGEETTSAGLPEASARCLNDTGSPMFGTPHKLQCELTLSGIQGNISSSSGDLAQLAFSTQILTSQPERLSADNITTAAQIANTLLQSVNITEDIAVAAVTTISQLLNASGETTQESDAVQSLTETLEKFSLDQHSNVSLVVQPNLAVQSVQVPSDTVGIQFSALTGRSGNFVANRIHLNTNTSELIADKGGATDVQIVIKFSPVLRSKNTNNSLGFVLYQNDRFFRSRTFRASSGTSRRVISANLGQVSGLHVEMLFKPTAVPNASLYDFACVWWNYTLKDWSTSGCSKVNHSEDGLRCFCNHTTNFAVLMSFRKDFKYAQVLNWITILGCSMSIIGLSLTITFQIATRKSRKTNPTVLLVSVCVCLLIFTLLFVLGVDNPHKQLEKPEIQEANILPPSDTHTERDRGPCTAVAVLLQYFLLGTFTWNTLYATHVFLMIRNSLATSPSHSTAYTVAIGWGLPAVVVALTLGISYRVDDPLGYRQEEFCWLAALDPKGNFDFKLPMFWGFLIPVAFMLIFNMVVLVFFAVTTGKTNPHITSTRHTSMKKKFLSSFSLAVVLGLSWILGYLLLITQNQTMYTILNISFCVLTTTQGLQIFILFTARTAIVKKMMADALKSVSSVGIPLHTKRFSLWRVKRREKVESYTQLDTIPSTN; this is encoded by the exons ATGAAGGAGCTATGGATTATGGCTGTCTTTGCTACAG TCTCTTTGCCACACAGGGATCTCACCACATGCTCTGCCATTCCAACCACCATTGACATAACTTCTCCAAATACTACTTCCCCTTTAACCCCTCCAACTGCTGCTAGCCCTTTAACCCCTGAACCTTCAGCTAGTGCCCCTTCAACTACTGACACTCCAACGACTAACACTCCAACTAATGACACCCTAACTACCAACACTCTAACTGACGGTCAAATTACAGGCACTACAACTACTGACATGCCAACTACAGACACTCCAACCACCGACACTCCAACTACTGACATTCCAACTGACGGTCCAACTACCGACACTCCAACTACTTACACTCCAACTACCAACACTCCAACTGGCGGTCCAACTACCGACACTCCAACTACTGACATGCCAACTACCGACACTGCAACTACCGACACTGCAACTACCGACACTCCAACTACCAACACTCCAACTACCGACATTCCAACTACCGACACCCCAACTACCGACACTCCAACTACTGAATACCCTGCAGCTACTACTGGTCCTCCAACTACTGGTTACCTAAATACTACTGGTCCTCCAACTACTGGTTACCTAAATACTACTGGTCCTCCAACTACTGGTTACCTAAATACTACTGGTCCTCCAACTACTGGTTACCTATATACTACAGGTCCTCCAACTACTGGTTACCTAAATACTACTGGTCCTCCAACTACTGGTTACCTAAATACTACTGGTCCTCCAACTACTGGTTACCTAAATACTACTGGTCCTCCAACTACTGGTTACCTAAATACTACTGGTCCTCCAACTACTGGTTACCTAAATACTACTGGTCCTCCAACTACTGGTTACCTAAATACTACTGGTCCTCCAACTACTGGTTACCTATATACTACTGGTCCTCCAACTACTGGTTACCTAAATACTACTGGTCCTCCAACTACTGGTTACCTAAATACTACTGGTCCTCCAACTACTGGTTACCTAAATACTACTGGTCCTCCAACTACTGGTTACCTAAATACTACTGGTCCTCCAACTACTGGTTACCTAAATACTACTGGTCCTCCAACTACTGGTTACCTAAATACTACTGGTCCTCCAACTACTGGTTACCCTACCGCTATCCCTATCACCAGtaccactctccccaccacctctacctctacccccacCTCTACCCCCACCACCTCTCCCACCACAACCCCTCCTCTGATCTGTATCAACGGTGGTGAACTGCAGAATGGAGTCTGTATCTGTCCTGATGAGTGGACCGGAGAGACTTGTTCAAAGG GGAATTTCTGCAATTCCACCATCAAGGATGGGTTCTCCTTCCCAAGAACAACGGTTGGCTGGTCTGCTTATTCAGAACAATTGTGTGGTGAGGAGACAACCAGTG CCGGTTTACCAGAAGCCTCAGCAAGATGTTTGAATGACACTGGATCTCCGATGTTTGGTACTCCTCACAAGCTGCAGTGTGAATTGACCCTCAGTGGCATTCAAGGAAAT ATCTCCAGCAGTTCAGGTGATTTAGCACAGCTAGCCTTCAGTACTCAGATCCTGACCTCCCAACCAGAGCGGCTATCAGCTGacaacatcaccacagcagctcagATAGCTAACACTCTGCTTCAGTCTGTAAATATCACAGAG GACATCGCagtggcagctgtaactaccatCAGTCAGCTGCTGAATGCCAGTGGGGAGACTACACAGGAGAGTGATGCTgtccagag CCTCACGGAGACCCTGGAGAAGTTTTCCCTGGACCAGCACAGTAACGTGTCCTTGGTGGTTCAGCCCAACCTGGCAGTCCAGTCTGTCCAAGTACCAAGTGACACAGTAGGGATCCAGTTTAGTGCTCTGACTG GAAGATCTGGTAATTTTGTGGCCAACAGAATTCATCTCAACACCAATACCTCTGAACTGATAGCTGACAAAGGAGGTGCTACCGATGTCCAGATTGTCATAAAATTCTCACCAG TTTTACGTAGTAAAAACACAAACAACTCCCTTGGTTTTGTGCTCTACCAAAACGACCGGTTCTTCAGGTCCAGGACTTTCAGAGCTTCTTCAGGAACCAGCAGAAGGGTCATCTCTGCTAACCTGGGACAAGTGTCTGGGTTACATGTTGAGATGCTCTTCAAGCCTACA GCTGTCCCCAACGCCTCCCTCTATGACTTTGCCTGCGTGTGGTGGAACTACACGTTGAAAGACTGGAGCACCTCTGGCTGCTCCAAAGTCAACCACTCAGAAGATGGCCTGCGATGTTTCTGTAATCACACCACTAACTTCGCTGTGCTTATG TCGTTTAGGAAGGATTTTAAATATGCTCAAGTGCTAAACTGGATCACCATATTGGGATGCTCCATGTCCATCATAGGGTTGAGTTTAACAATAACATTCCAGATCGCAACCAG GAAATCACGCAAAACCAACCCAACTGTCCTCTTAGTGAGCGTCTGCGTGTGTCTCCTGATCTTCACCCTCCTCTTCGTGTTGGGAGTGGACAACCCTCATAAAcagctggagaaacctgaaatACAAGAGGCCAACATTCTCCCCCCgtccgacacacacacagagcgggaCAGAGGCCCCTGTACTGCAGTCGCAGTCCTGCTGCAGTACTTCCTGTTGGGGACGTTCACCTGGAACACGCTGTACGCCACACATGTCTTCCTGATGATCAGAAACAGCCTGGCCACCAGCCCGTCACACTCCACAGCCTATACCGTGGCCATCGGATGGG GACTGCCTGCGGTTGTGGTGGCCCTCACCTTAGGAATTAGTTACAGAGTGGATGATCCACTGGGTTACAGGCAGGAGGAATT TTGCTGGCTTGCTGCCCTTGATCCAAAGGGGAACTTTGACTTCAAGCTGCCAATGTTTTGGGGGTTCCTGATCCCTGTGGCGTTCATGCTTATCTTCAACATGGTGGTGTTGGTATTTTTTGCAGTTACAACAGGCAAGACCAACCcacatataaccag TACAAGACACACATCGATGAAGAAGAAGTTCCTCAGTAGCTTTTCTCTGGCTGTGGTGCTCGGTCTCTCCTGGATCCTGGGCTATCTGTTGCTCATTACACAGAACCAGACCATGTACACCATACTCAACATCTCCTTCTGTGTACTCACCACCACTCAG GGCTTGCAGATTTTCATTCTGTTCACAGCAAGAACAGCAATTGTCAAGAAAATGATGGCAGATGCTTTGAAATCTGTCTCTAGCGTTGGGATCCCGCTGCACACCAAGAGGTTCAGTCTATGGCGAGTCAAGCGCAGAGAAAAAGTAGAATCATACACACAGCTGGACACTATTCCATCAACCAATTAA